The following DNA comes from Phocoena sinus isolate mPhoSin1 chromosome 7, mPhoSin1.pri, whole genome shotgun sequence.
GAATAAACTGTCCTCACTCACTGCCACATTGTCATCACCTCCCATTGAAACCTTCTCATCCGGCTCTTCAAGGACTTCCTTCTCTCAAGTCCTCGCCACGGCATGTGACCCTGCAGGCCTCTCCCGCCTCCCTACAATTCTTCTTGTTGCTCCTCCAGTTTTCCATCTTCCTCTCTGACCGTCCCGTCTCATTCCCACCCTCTAATATACTGGCATTTCCCCGGCTCGTGTTCTCGAACTTCTCTGTGTCTATCCCACGCTCTTAGGACATTTTCCCCACTTACGGCTTCCAAAACTGTATTTCCCACCCTGACCTCCTTCCTGAACTCCCGTCCACACTTCCTGCTGCCTCCGTGCATATCCAATGGACACATAAGCCCCACCTCATCTGGATTTTCCATCTTTACACCAAAAACCTGTTCTTCCACATGCATCGCTTATCTATGTAGATTACTGTCACCAAACCGCCCAGTCTCCCAAGCCAGAATCCAAGTGGCATCTTCATCCCCACCCACATCTGATGGATCACTGAGCCATAGAACCCTCTGGAATCCACTCCCTTCGATGCAGCCCCACCTGTGCTGGTTTCATTCCACTCTTGCATGATTTGTCCCCCGGACTTTTTAAAAGAGCCTTCACCAGCCCGTCCTCCCTCAGgttccttcccacccacccataCCTGTCCTTCTGTCCTCTGCCTTTCTACCAGGGCTCTCTCTCTAAAACGCAAATCTGAGTCTGCCATTCTTCCAGGTGAAATCCCCTGATACCTTTCCTCTACTGTTGGATGAAATGCAAGCTCCCTGGCAGGTCACACCAAGTCCTTCAAGGTCTCCGGCTCGCCCACCTTTCctggtccttttcttcttctcctacACTTACTCCAGCTCTGCTGTGACCACATCGGGACCTCTGGTGTgtccattcattccttcactcattcacttaACAGATATTGACTGAGAGCCTGCCATGTGCCCAGATACTGCCCCAGACCCCAGGGCACAAACCCTCTGCCGTCTTGGAGTTTACACCCTACGTTGGGACTTGCCCGGTGCTGTGACACATCCACAGTCTAACTCCTTCCCAGCCAGGCAGGAAAACGACAGACTCAGGAACCTGACCTCCTGGCTAGGCCACTTACCGGCTTGTACAATCATGGTTAAGTGGCTTAattcctctctgcctcagtttcttcctctgtcaaATGGGGGTGCTAACAGTGACCTGCCTCCCAGGATTAAATGAGGGAATGCCCGCAAAGGGCTTGGAATAAGGCCTGCTGCACAGTCAGGCCTCAACAGGCATTCACTTTTGTTTTATACCCTCAGCTCAGTGTCTGACACACAATGAGTACGTAATACACGCTTTCTTGttggattaaagaagaaaaacatatatttagCACATTGAAAGTTAGGTTCTCACTGAAAACCAGTGGCCCTGACGTTACAAAACCACACTCAGAATGTCACTGAAAGatctagaaagaagaaagatgctTCCCACGTGGGAGGAATGTGATTCAGGTGACAAAGGCTAGCTGAGCGCCCTCCGACCCAGAGCTTCCTTGGGCAGAAGGGAGGGCTTGATGGCTCAACCAATGGCCCTTAAGGAgtgagggaaaaggaaaggaggtgACAGTGGTCAGGTTGCCACCTTCTCTTGCTGGGACCCTTGAACTTCTAGTCCAAGACAGGGGTCATGGTGGGGATACCCACAGGGGCCTGATACAGTCCAGGCGAGGACTGTGTGAATCTGAGCCAGTCACCCGCCTCCTCAGGCCTCTGTTCTGATCTCGTCAGATGAACAAAGTTCAAACAGGTAATATTCAAGGCCCTTCTGAACTCTGCGATTCTAGAACTTTCTATATGTGTGCCTACCTCTGGTCTTTAACCAGATTATAAACCACACCAGGGAGAAAACAAGGACTGTGATTtatgaattaaagaacaaatgcaTGACTTAATCATTTTTTCTGGGAGCTCAGCTGTGTAAACGTATAAAAGAAGAAAGCCATTTCAGGGCATTTTAAGCTCATAGCGGGGAGTTGTGCTTTCCATTTACAAACTACACGTTTCAAGAGGATTCAACTATTCATCTTTGACTCCGTAATTCCTTTCAGGGGATTCAGTTTACAGAAATAACCACAGATAAGGACTAAGGTGTACTCACAAAGGTATTCATCTCAGTgtatttaaaacaggaaaaatgtaAGTAACTTCAATTTCTTATATTCAAGGAATGGTTAAATAATTTGTGGTATGTCTCTCTGATGTATTATCTTTTGAGAGAAAATGATATGGAGGAAATGAGTATGGTATAACGTCAAGTGGGGATAAAAAGCATGACTGATTTTTCAGCATAAATctcagtttggggaaaaaaagaaaagttcacagATAAAAGACCAGAAGAAAACGTGCTTCTGGTTAGCGGGATTATGGGTggttttttcttgcttctttgtacTTCCAAATGTTTGGCATCTATTACTTTGAAACCCTCCCCTAAAAACAGTCcaaaaatggaatttgaaaaagTAACACCTTGCCGAAAGTACAGTCAGCTTTCTCACCTCTTCTTGGAGCAGCGTGATTTAAGTATCACATTTAAATGCTGGATTCCTTCCTTTTATCTTCTCGCGGTGGGGATGAGACACAGGTGGCAGTGTGGCCCCAAGCACTGAATTCTCACGATGCAGCCCAGGGGCCTTTGAGCGCTGAGCTCTCCAGCTCCTCCTGGCTCTGCATGAATCGCTGCTTTCTCAGGCTGGCAAGTCCGCAGACCGGGGCTATATCCCAGCTCCGTCTCCCGCCTGCTCTGGTGAGACGATGAGGGAATGCCGGGGAAGGCGGCATGGTGCCCAGGGGCTGAGGACACAGGCTTCGGAGACAGGCCAAACAGAACTCCACGCCCCAGAACCCGCACGCACAAACCCCTTTGAACTTCTTGGATGTTCAGGAAGAGATGATGGAGACAATTCAGAACAGATGTGGGAACATTGGTCTGGGCTCAGAAAACCCAGTTGCTCTGCTGGCCTGGCTTCTAAGTGGCTGTGTGGTCTTGAGGAAGTCAACATGAAGAGCTGGtccctgggggaggagagaaactCTGAGTCAGTGTCTGCATacgagtgcatgtgtgtgtgcacatgtgtgtgtgcatgtgtgtgtggctTTGGCATGATTCAAACTCTTGGGGGAGAGGCAGACTCTGCCATGACTGTGATGGACCACACCAAAGACAACTCTTGTGGCTTTTTCACTTTGGGTCTTGACAAATTTCAGACAGTGTCCACTGTCATGAGACAGGCTGTCCAGTGGTTGACCTGTCCTATGATCTTCCTGCACTTGGCACGTACATTTGTAAAAAGGACAAAAGCAGGTGTTGGACTTGCCAAGAGCGGAGGGCGGGCGGCCTCCGGATGGAGGGCCCGTGCACACAAAGGCTGCAGAAACTCTCTGTGCAGCTTCATGACTTTAGAATCTTGTAAAAATTCATTGGCGGCCTTTCTGTTAGGTTATACTAATTAGAAACATATATTTAAGCTACGGAATGGCTAAGGAGGGACCAGACTCACCTGCCAAGGGCCCGTAGATGTTGTTGGTTCGGCGCAGGATTTTGTGAAAGAGGAAGGGGTTTGTTGAGCCAGGGTCAGGGGTGGACCACGGCTAACAGGGAAGGGCACAGCTGTAAGACATCAGCAGAAAACGAGTGGGCTGCAACCCACTGGCACCAAGGGAAGGTTCACTGAGACCCCATGGACTTTATTCCAGGCCCAAAGAACAGCCTCTTCTCATTGTTTTGACCAAGTTAGACAGGTGTGCCCAGCCGTACCTTCTCCTCTGCAGGCAGAGAGAAAGCCTGGGCAATGAGGAACTTTGCCAGCCTCTCACTTCACCACTGTCATCTGGAGTCCAGGCCTTAAATCCCACCAGCGCCACCTGTGTCAGTGAGACCACCAGGGTAGCAAAGAAGCTCTTGCAGAGCTGAGAGGAGCTTCCTGCACCTTAAATAAAGTACTGAGCAGTCTGGGCTCTATACCAGGGTTTCTCCaagttctcaaacttttgcaCACATTGGAATCAtcagagggcttgttaaaacccaGCTTGCTGGGCCCTGCCCCCAGGGTTTCAGATTCAGAAGGTCTGGCAGATTCAGTAGGACCTAAGAGTTTTGCATTTCTCACAACTCCACAGGTGATGTTACTGCTCTGGGGCCCATGCTGTGGGAGCCTCTGCTCTGTGGGGCAGCAGGAAAACCCATGAAGTGGACCCCAAAGGCAACCCCAGGGAAAGGCCAGAGAGTAAGGTTCCCGGGGGCTGGCAGCCAGCTGGACGCTGGTGAGGCCCTGTGGTCCACAGCTGTGGCTCCTTGAAGTGTGCTGTTGTTTCTCCTGGGCTTCCCCTCAAGGGTCACCTCCTGTCATTCCTGACCACATTTACATTCTCTATATCACTAACCTGTGCCGAGTTGCATTTCCCTCTGAGTTGCTTATGTGTCTGTCATCCACTTTATCCCACGACATCCAAGTTTCTTGGGGACAGTGACTCTGTCTTGTCACCATTGAATCCCCAGCTCCCAGAACAACATCTGGCCCATGGGTGACACAATACCCCATTGTGTATCGGTGGCCTTAGCCATCCCAGGGAAGCAAACTGAACTCTTGGCACCTGGAGCGGGTGGTATGGGAAAGGTGGCCTTGGCCATGTCGCTGACCCTGCTCTGCTCCTGGGTCCTTAGCAGACGGGTTCTGCAAAGTCTCAGCAATGTGTGTGaccatgggagaggccatagcatGTAGCTCTCAATTCTCAACTGTCATTTCCTGTGAGCCTTCAGGGCGTCTGGACAGTACAAAGAGGCAAAATAAATGGGGACGTGATAGAAATGATGACCCTGTCCTGGGGGTTCTTAATAGTGACAAGAGCTTTGACTCCTTGGCGCTGATCGTGTTTCTGAGCTCTGGTCTCTGGACGGCAAGGTATCTGATGGCCTCCTCCCCCTTTGAGGAGGTCCCTGGTCCTCAGGAATCCTGCCCCTATTAGAGAGGCAGGGGCTGTAGAGATGGCCCAGGATGCAGTCGGGCTCCACGGATCCTTCACATGGGGCTAGTTGTTGGAGGATGGCTGCTATTTCACCATGAATGAAAGGAGCCGGATGGGGCAGAGGATTCTTAGGACACTGGTGAGCTTGGCCTTGCTTTCAATAGGCCATGAAGGCCTGGGCGCTACCCTCCTGCCCACAGAGAGTAACTCTTGGGACATGGCCCAGGTTGCTGTGGGCTGACTGGCCGGAGTGGAAGGTTGCCATGGTGACATAGTCTATCTACCCTCTCCTGGGAGTTTGGAGGATGGAGCCCTTGCCAGATCATGAAGATCCTGGGATGGATGGGGGATTCTGCAATCTCGGGAAAGGCTGTGACAACAGGGGTGATAGATGTCAAAACTCCTCTGTCTCTTCCCTTGAGCCATCAGATGTCAGGATTGACCAAAGAGAGGAATTAAATGAAGACATGACAGAGATGATCCCTTTTCTAGCTTCTCTTTTGCTGTATGTTTTTTGGCCACTGCAACCTTGAGGTGTCCTGGCATGTGTTGTCTCTCAGAGCTGAGCCACAAGCACCCCCTTCTCAGTTGCTGAGGCAAGAAGAGCAGGGTTGTACTGGTTTTTTATTGTCACTGTAACAAAACCCGCCCCccacttggtggcttaaaaccacactCATTCTCCTCTAGTTCTGAAGGCCACAAGTCTAAAATCAGTTTCCCTGGGCTAGCGTCAAGTTATGAGCAGGGCCACGTCCCCTCCAGAGTCCTTCCTTGCTTTTCCAGCCCCCAGAGCTGCATTgctgtgttccttggcttgtggcttctTTCATCTTCGAAGCCAGCAGTGTAGTGCTTTGTTTCAGTGTCACGTCCTCACTGTCTGTAGTCAactctccccctgcctccctgtGCTATGGACGTGTGATCACATCTATGTCCTACCCGGCTCACTCAGGATGGTCTCCCCGCCTCAAGATCCCCAACTTAATCCcgtctgcaaagtcctttttcttttcactctcttgatagtgtcttCTGATGAGTAGGTCAGCTCAGCTTTAACCTAATTaaactgtttgcttttttttgttttttcattcaaatCAGAAGACTTTGGCATTCATGTACATTTAGAACTAGAAGGAGCTTTAGAGATTATTTGtgccagtgctttttttttttaaataaatttatttattttgggccgcattgggtcttcattgctgcatgtgtgctttctatagttgcggtgagcgggggctactcttcattgtggtgcatgggcttctcattgcagtggcttctcttggtgcggagcacggactctaggcatgcggtcttcagtagttgtggcacgcaggatcagtagttgtggctcgcgggctctagagcgcaggctcagtagttgtggtgcacaggcttagttgctccgcatgtGCCAATGCTTCTTGATCTTTATGTTCACTGGAATAACTTGAGGAGCTTTTGAAAAGATACCTATGTTTGGGTATCAGCATAATTTAAGAGCTCcccagggaatttttttttaaatttcaacatcaccgatttctgttcttttttaaaaaatattttatttacttatttattttccttatttttttgtttttgtttttgtgtgcgtcgggtcttagttgtggcacacggggtctttcactgaggcacgtgggcttctctctagttgtggcccatgggtccctgagtgcgtgggctcagtagttgcagcatgcgggctctcttgttgagacGCACGAGCTCAATAGTtctggcgtgcaggcttagttgccccccagcatgtgggatcttagtttcctgaccagggatcgaacacgcgtcccctgcattggaaggaggattctttcccaccggaccaccaggaagtccctcccTAGGGAATTCTAATAAGCAGTTGGATTTGAGGCCCACTGACCTCTGTGAAAGGAGAGAGTTTAAGAGACGGATGCTTTGCTTGGCAGTAACTAGATGCCTTATCTGATTCCTGCTTCATCTCAAGACCTTAACAGATGATTGACTCTTCCAGGATAATCAACAGAGGTCAACCCTGGCACAATTTTTAGTGGGTCTTTCTCTCTTAAACCTCTGGTGTGCCTGGTACAGTCCTGGTTAATGCCCATTGTCTTGCTATAACTATTAATAGCATcatcctttcactctcaaaagcgTCCCAGTTGGGATACTACACTATAGGGCTGCCCCCCACAAAACTTCTTGAGGGTGCCCTGCCCCTGGTTTGCAAGCCCTCTCCTCACTCTCCTAATTTGGCCTCAGACCCCCACTTAACAGCTCCCTGTGTAGGGTTTGGAAGCCACCAGGAGGGTATCCCCCAAACAGAGGGGCCTAACTTGCCATCCCAGCAATGACCAGTCCCTAATTCCTCATCCTTACAGCTGGATTTCTTAAAATCCTACACAATGAAGCAGCACTAGGAGGCCAGTGCGGGAACCACACCCAGAACTAAAGCTACATCTCCAGCTCCCCACACTGCGAACAATCCATCTAACCACTGCCTGGCCTCATGGAGACACGGCTCAGCCATAAGAACCCACAGCCGCTGTCATTGATCCCCCGTCATCAAGCCGTTAGACTGCTCTCATCAATAAAAGAGCTGATTAGAGGAGCTCTGATGGGGGCGGAGCGCAAGTCCACTCTACCACAAGGACAAGCAACAAAGGCCCCTGAAGACCGCGGAGGTCAGACAAGAGTCAGCCTCCTCCACACAGGAGGGGCCCTGTCTCAGGTTGTCACCTCAGGACAACCTGGAAGTAGCCTTCTCCCGCTCTTTCTCCACGGCAAGGACTATACAACCCAGAACGCCCTCCCCTCTTAGCCTCCACATGGTGACGTACATGTCACCCCAAAGACTGAGTGCCCCAGAGCAGCTCTGCGCCACAAGCACACATCCAAcagcccaccccctccctccctctccattcTTCTGGATTACCTGATTCATTGGAATTTCGTTCCTACCTTTAGCCACATCACCTATAGAAGAATAACTTATGATGACTGCACTGGGTAGAGTGGTGGCCCCCAAAGATATATCCATGTCCTaaccccagaacctgtgaatgtgacataATTTGGAAAAGAGTCTTTGCTGATGTAATTAAGTGAAGGATTATCCTAGAtcaccctggattatccaggtgggcactaaatccaatgacaagtgtccttaaaagatacagaagagaaagcagggagggaggaagagaaagccatgagaagacagaggcagacacGAAAGTGATGCAGCCACGAGCCAAGGGAGGCCTGGGGCTACCAGAAtctggaagaggccaggaagcactctcccctagagccttggGAGGGAGCACAGTCCTTTGAACGCCTTGATTttgggcttctagcctccagaactgtgagagagtaaatttctgttgttttaagccactaaatgggtggtactttgttacagcagccctgggaaactaacacaacaaccTAAGCCAGCTTACTTTTCCTAGACTCTGCCTTACCCCCCTGCAGTGCTGTTGCCCATGCTACCTTCTCTAAAGCATTGAGGACACCCACAGAGAcatggacagacagacacacacgcacacaaacatacgcacacgcacacagacatacgcacacacacaaacgtaCGCACACATCTTTGCTAATTTACAGCTTTGTCCCAGCCTTTGCCCAGGAACCCGATGAGCATTTGCTAAGAGGAAACGGGCTGGACTAGATAATTTATCAAGACCTGCAGAAAACCTGGACTGGGGGGAGCAGGCAGGCTGAAACAAGGGGCTCCAGGAGGCCAGGTTCCTTCAGTTTCTGGGCTGCAAATAGAATCCTCTGGGAAGGCTGAGACAGCGCAGGCGGAAAGGAGCCCAGAGACAGACTCGCACTTGCACACCTTCGACAAAGGGAACAGAGAGGCAGCCTCCCAGGTCCAGAGGGCACAGGGAGGAAGGAAACGGCCAGCCTCTCAGTGGGGAGAGCCCTCCTGGGCAGTACACAGCGGGCTCACTGCAGCAAAAATTCAGCTGGGAAGGCCTGTTTCAGACGATCTCCTCGTAATCATCCGATTCGTACAGACACCCAAACTGGCGTGACCCACTGGGGCCGGCGCCCATTCTCTGGAGGTCTGAGTAAGCGCAGCTGCCCGGGGCCAGCAGGGGGGGTTCCGACCAGGCCTAGGGCGCGGGGGGCTGTCAATTGAGGTACACGCCCAGGTTGGCTCTCCCCCGTGGGTCAGTCGGGTGCGTGCAGAGCAGTCACCGGTCTGGGGATTCTGATCGGGGGCTGGGGAAGCCAATGATGCTCCCTTGGCAGCCGTGGGGAGGCTCCACGAGCTTCTGCACTGGCTGGGTCTCCCCAAAATCGAGCCCGTCGTTGGCACTCTGGACCTGGACCCTGGCTCGGAGGGGGCTTCTCGCGTTCAGGTACACAACCCTCTGTTTTGCATCCCCAACTTGGGCCACCTGCACTCCAGGGTGTCCCGGGCCACGAATTTCCCTCTCGCCCACGTGTTCCCGTGGTCATGGCTGACCAGGCAGAAGGCGGAAGGGGTAGGCGCCGGCAGGGA
Coding sequences within:
- the NEU2 gene encoding LOW QUALITY PROTEIN: sialidase-2 (The sequence of the model RefSeq protein was modified relative to this genomic sequence to represent the inferred CDS: inserted 3 bases in 3 codons; substituted 3 bases at 3 genomic stop codons), encoding MASCPILQRERVFRLGARAYRIPALLYLPQQKTLLAFARERTSKEDEHVKLIVLRKGSYDASTQQVRWRAQEAVAQAQMEGHRSMNPSPLYDEKTGTVFLFFIAVPGQVSEHHQLHTRVNVTRLCQVTSTDHGRSWSPVRDLTDSVIGPAHKDGATFAVGPGHCXLHDPTEGLVVPAYAHCSRPSLPAPTPSAFCLVSHDHGNTWARGKFVARDTLECXVAQVGDAKQRVVYLNARSPLRARVQVQSANDGLDFGETQPVQKLVEPPHGCQGSIIGFPSPRSESPDRXLLCTHPTDPRGRANLGVYLNXQPPAPXAWSEPPLLAPGSCAYSDLQRMGAGPSGSRQFGCLYESDDYEEIXLKQAFPAEFLLQ